ATCGTGTCCTACGAGGGGGTGAAGATGGACCCAGCGAAGATCTCGGCCGTGTTACGGTGGCCGACTCCCTCGAACTTGAAGAGTGTCAGAGGTTTCCTTGGTTTAACCGGATACTACCGACGATTCATTCGTAATTATGGCAAGATCGCAGCCCTCCTCACCGCCCTTCTAAAAAAGCTTCTAGCTCCATCCGCCAAACGAGCATGGGCATGGCCAACCGACGCAGCAGCCGTGTTCGAAGCCTTTAAGGAGGCACTGACGTCGGCACCTCTTCTCCGAACGCCAGATTTTACCAAAGAATTCGTCATTGAATGTGATGCCTCGGGTCGGGGGCTGGGCGCCGTTCTAATGCAGGAGCGCCAACCAGTTGCCTACTTCAGCAAAACACTGTCTTCCCGATGGCTCGCTAAGTCAGCCTACGAGAAAGAGTTGATGGCTTTAGTTTTATCAATCCATCATTGGCGCCCTTACTTACTCGGCCGCCGCTTTGTGGTCCACATGGATCAACGGAGCCTGCGTCAACTTTTGGCCCATCCCTGGAAACTTTTAGGCTACGATTTTACGATCGTTTACAAGGAAGGTCGCCTCAATAAATGAAACAACACTGGAGCTCTCGGCTGTGTCACGACCAACCTGGCCGGAATGGTCCACCGTCCAGTCCACCATTTCCACCGACCCAGCTCTGGCTAAAATCAAAACTGACTTGGAGGCAGGTCCTTTATCTCTCCACTATGAGCTGATTCATGGGACTCTTTTCTACAAGGGTCGAATCGTGGTGCCTCCACAATCACCGTGGATTCAGAAATTGATTGCCGAGTTTCACATCACGCCAACCGGGGGCCACTCCGGGGCCTATCGCACTTACCGCCGACTCGCCTCGAACGTGTATTGGCCTGGAATGATGCGGCAGGTCACTGCCTTTGTCGCGACTTGCGCAATCTGCCAGCGACACAAGTCCGATACCAAGGCTCCGGCAGGTCTCTTGCAACCCTCGCCAATACCGGAACGAGTTTGGGAGGATGTCAGCATGGATTTCGTCTCCGGGTTACCTAAGGCGGGGGGGTTCGACTGCATCTTCGTCGTCGTCAATCCCTTATCCAAATATGCACACTTCATGGGCTTGAGGCACCCATTTTCGGCTCGACAAGTGGCCGATACGTTCACAAGTGAGATTATACGCCTCCATGGCATCCCTTGTTCCATCGTGTCGGATCGAGACCCGCTATTCTTAAGCTCTTTCTGGAGAGAGCTCTTCCGCGCTATGGGAACTAAGCTGAAAATGAGCTCGGCGTACCACCCCGAAACAGATGGCCAAACAGAGGTACTAAACCGGTGCCTACAGATTTACCTCCGCTGTTTTTCGTCCGACAGACCGAAGCAGTGGCACAAGTGGTTGTCTTGGGCTGAGTACTGCTATAACACGAGTGCCCATTCATCTGCTGGGACGACGCCATTCGAGGTAGTTTACGGCCGACCGCCCCCGACCATCCATGATTTCCTACCAAGTGAGATCAAAGCCCAGGCAGTTGTTGACACGCTCCTGTCTCGCAACGACACCCTGGTGCTTCTGCGCCACCACCTTCAACGCGCTCAAAATCGGATGACGGTCGCCGCTAACAAGCGACGTCGCGATATCCACTTCAACGTCGGCGACATGGTCTATTTGGGGTTTCGCCCGCACCGTCAGTCCACGCTCTTTACGGTGCGAAATAGGAAGCTTGCCCCTCGCTACTTCGGCCCATTTCGGGTCAACGCGCTCATTGGCGGCTCTGCGTATCGCTTGGAGCTTCCCGCCTCAGCTCGAGTTCACCCGGTTTTCCATGTCTCCTTGTTGAAACGAGCCATTGGGGATGAGAGGGCTGAACCAACTTTGCCGGAGGGACTGACCGATTACGAGCCCCCATTCTTACCGGAACGGGTACTGGACAGACGAGTGGTTGACCAGGAGGGGCAGCAGGTCAAGCAGGTCCTGCTAAAATGGGATGGGCTAGACATTGAAGAGGCAACTTGGATGGATGAGGCTGATGTTTGTGGGCAGTTTCCTTTTTTcagccttgaggacaaggctgtTTTGACGGATGGGGTAGTTGATACAGTTAAGTAGTGGAAGATTTACAAGAGGGGAGAGAGAGGTGTGGTCTGGCCGAGCAACAAACAACAGCAGTAGAGGGAATTTCGAATTAGTTTGTTAGCAAGAATATCTCTAGTTGTTCAGGTTGTTAGGTTGTTAGTCAATTTCCTAATTTCATGTAATTTGAATTTCAAGCAGCTGATATAgtagtctataaatagagagAACCGAAGGAGAGAAATCATCTCTGAAAGGGATCGTATTTAGGACGACTCCGTCGTAGGGCCTCCTTGTGAGGATTGTTTTCCTTCCATTTATTTCCAGCAATAAAAGTCCCAGTTCCTTTCTCTCTAATTCACTGTTTGATTTAGCACACCTCGTGCTAATTCTGTGTGGGTAGCCTTTACTCCTAACATCTCCACACCATCAATGTAAGCAATTCTCCGTAAATTATGTAAAAATGAAGAACTGAAATGTGGTCTTATTTTATTGCAAATAAAGTAAGATGAGAGTTATCTTTATTGCCTGGTGACCTTTGTAAGTTTGCGATAGTATTCTCATGATACTTTTGTTGAGTTTTAAAAAGTGCATTTGTGTTCTTTTAGGAATGCAGCATTCCCTGAAATAGCTCAACAACTTGCATACAACCAGGTGGATTCGCAACATGTTCGTAATAGTGAAGCTACAGTTAGTAAAAAAGTTACATTTGGTGACCTTGTTAGAAGTAGTGAGTTGGGCGAAGCTGAAAACAGAGGACTTCTGAGTGATAGAGAGCCATCTTCTAATTGGAATTCCAACACTGCATCTACGACTTCTATGGATGATCCCAACTCATCTTTCTCTCCTTTTCTACCCCCTGTTCTGGAGGAaccctcatcttcattctctgaGGGTCTGCACTTGTTTGATTTCAGTTTCCTTACTGCTTTGATTATGGTATAGTTGTCACtgaactaaaaattgaaaatgttgGTCAGCTGCTGATGATGATCCTCTTCCAGCAATAGATGACCTCCAGATTTCAGGTGAAGCTTTTCCCGGTCAGCAACTACAAGCATGCGGATACTCCATTAATGGAACAACCAGTTGCAattttgaggtgcttctacttTCATTCTGTAGAAAACTTTTGTCTTTTTTGGCAGTAGTAGCATACCATTTCTTGAATTGCAGTAGGTTATGCCTGTTCTGTCATAATCACGCAAGTTTCCCTTGAATTTACAGTGGGTGCGGCATATGGAAGATGGATCTTTTCGTTATGTTGATGGTACTCATTTTAGCGTAATCCAGGTTTTAGTTCAATTTAGTTCTTTCTCTAAGATAATCCCTATCGTCTAATTATGTGTTATCCTTGACAGGAGCAAAACAACCGAATTATCTTATTACTGCAGATGACGTTGATACTCGTCTGGCCATTGAAGTACAGCCATTAGATGATAGAAAACGGAAGGTATTATAGtcctttattttgttttagaTAGGGAAAACTAGCTAGTAGCTGGAAATACTGAAAAACTAACTAGTAGCTggcaaataaatattaattctaTGTCACTTATCAGTGTGCTTGACCTCAAATATTGATGGGTTTACTTGCTCATATCTGACGTCCCTTTCCTTTTTTTGGGCATTTCAGGGTGAACTTGTGAAGGTCTTTGCCAACGAGCACAGGAAAATTACCTGTGGTAATGAAATACTGATAAATTCATAACCTTAGTTCGGCCTTTATGCCAAAGGTTCAGGATATCTGACTTGCTTAACGTTATAGAGTATAGACAATTGGCATTTCTTAAACTTTACATTGAGCCAGCTTGGCAAGAAATTAATTGGAAAAGCTTCTACTTGTTGCATCCACTTTAGACATTTTCCCAAGGTTTTAAACTGAAAATACAGCAGTTTCCCTTACAAATTGTTGCCTGACCTCTACAATCTTATTTAAATATGTGAGCATGCTGAAAGGAGTTATTTTTCTTTACTAGTATTTCTTAATGCTGTGCTCTGTTTCATGGTGATTGAATATGTCTGCTTTGAGCATTATGCATATGTTGTCGAGAAATTTTCCAAAGCTTTTTCTGTTCTTTGTTTCCCTGTTATACATATATTTAGGTGCACAGTTCTGTAAAtgttactaaaaaaattaaaatggtgTTTAATATAGGCCAGACCCTGTTTTTAGTACACATTTTCAGTACTTAGTTAATCAGTTACGAGTGATTTTATTCTTTCTGATTAGTTGGTAAAGATTTACTGCTGTGAACTCTTAACGTGTTTATTTTGCTCTATTTAGTAATTTAAGTTCTCTCTTCTGCAGATCCTGAAATGCAAAGGTGCTTAGAGAGGAACCTTTATGCTGCTCAAGCTTCTTACAAGATATCGATGTCGGTATGATTTATGAATCACAATGTCAATTTTTATCTTCTCGTGttgataaaaatttaattaggtTTGGCCCCATTAACAAATTTCATTATCGTGGTTTATTATTATATCTTCAGAAGCATCTTGTGTGAGAGCAATTTGTGGTAGTTTTTTATTACtgcctccgtcccataaaaatatgtgcacttaccatttttgtccgtcccacaaaaatatgtgcattccatttttggaaagtaaatatcaatttaataatgtaggtcccactatccactaactctacttgaACTACCATTCTcctactctctcttactttaccaaaccattctcctcctctctcttactttaccaattttgtcttaattcccgtgccatctcatccgcccatattttaatgggacggagggagtattaaatagaGCACAAGGTCAATAAAAGAGTATCAAAATTTGGAGTTGCATCTTTAATGAGGCTAATCCTTTGAGGGGTGCTGCAAAAAATTAACACTATCTAAACCTTGTTGATGTCATGTCACTGCTAGTAGACCTCTATCTTGAAGGGCCCTAATTCATctcttttctgttttctttatCCTTCGATTGTGAAGAGTGGATATCTTGATATATGGGAGCCAGCTACATTGACGATTAAAAGGGATGGTTACAGCATAAAAGGTAGCGGTCCTAATGGGACTGTAGTCACCGAGAAGTTTTCATCATCTACAATTGTATGTATCTTCTATCTCCTTTGCTTTACTTTTCCAGTCTCTAATGATCAGTGTGTTTGATATTGCTTCCTTATTATGAACATGTATCCTGAATTTTCTTCTTATTATGTACTATATTTAGGTCTCTATTCCATATGGAAGTCCAACAGAGTTCTCTATAGGTGATTCTCAGGGTACTGAACGTATGTTGCGAGTTGACAGTAGCTTGGAAGATATAAGTGGGTAAGTTTCGGTGGATGGTTATTTCGTACCATGCAGAAATGCTTGGCAGGCTGAAATTATGATTGATGTTATAATCTTGCTATACTCATAAGAAAACAAATTTGCTGCTATGTGGTTGGAAAAAAGAAGATAACAAAATTGGATTAAGAAGTTTTAAAAGAAAAAGGTTGTCATATTTAATCACCACCTTAACTTTGGTTTACAAGATTACTTTCAAGTGTAGCAAATTTGTACCCGACCTTTCAATGTTTTGTAATCGGGACCACCTTGAAATACATCCGGCCACCCAAAATCCGACTTGAGGAGACAATTCCGGTGCTCAATGCCTCACAAGTCACAATTTACACCATACATGGATTAAAAAATTAACATGGTTGATCTTCGGCGCTTGGATATTCTGAGAGTGGTCCCAATTGCCACATATTCAAACGGTGGGTAAGAATTTGCTACACACTGTAAGTGATGGTCTGATTACCCCAACCTTGTGAAGCATTTGATTTACACAGCCGAAGAATGGGTCTATTTACCGGATTCTTGGTTGTAATTGTTTGATTAGATGGATTTTTTGTTTTAGGACATGTTCCGTGATCCCAACTTTAACGTGTTTCTTCAATAACCCTCCATTTTTGGAAAAGTTTGGTTTATGACCTGTTTGTATGGGGACATTGTCTAGAGAACCCTGAAAACTGGTGGCCACATAATTAGCCGCCTGTAGAAAAAGCTTCGCCTCAGTTAAATTATAATTCACGCAGAATCTGACTCATTTTTTCATCACCGGATTATGTCAAACAAGACAAAGATGACACTTTTCATAAAGTTGGGGGTTTTAATAGAAATGTAAGTTGAggttattttatgaaaaatgctAAAAGTTGGGGATATAAAACATGCTTAACGTTAGAAAAAGAACAAATAACAGTGCCGCTATAGTTAGCATTATGAATGTTCAATGTTGCCATGATCACAGCAGTTTGTATATTCTTCCCAACTTATGTGGGCTTGCATTAGTGAAATGTTTTATGCAAATCCGTTAAAGCATTAAGCTATTTCAACCTGAAATCGTGCATCAAAACGAAAATCCTCGTTTTTTGGAGAGATACGGAACTCGGTGGAACTTCCGTTACTAGCCGTAGCCCAAAGGAGCATGATCTGACGAAATCAAGGTATGTGAGTGATCCTCTTGACAGCGAACACCGACGTCTATGACTCGACAAACAGCACACGGTCGAGGCGCTCTAATGAGCCAAGGATGACATTCCATCCCCAAAGAGAGACCCAGAAGATCGCCATCCTTGGCTCGCAGGGGTGATTTTATTGCTATTCTGATGGAAGATGAGTGGCGGGACAGCACTGTTGATAGGCGTCGTGAGATGTTGAATTTTGTCGACTGTCAGCTTGTTGATCCGAGTTTTCATGGGTCAGTCTCCTGTGGGCTCGCGTAGGTCTTTTAGAGCGCTTCGATCGTGTGCAGTTGGGCGAGTTCTAGACTACAGTGTTCGCTGTCACAAGAGTCACTCACCACGAATTTTATCAGATCATGCTCATTTATTGGTTAGGTGTCAATGTTCTCCTTCATATTTGTATTGTTATAGCTGTAGTTTAGAGTAAGTTCCTTTTCTTTGACATATTTTGTGCATATGCAACATAACAAGTGCTGTTGTTTGCTTGTTAAACTTTTTGTAATTTGTTGGAAAGTTTAGATATTTGagtttctttcttttattttaggatttgattgtAATTTGTAACCTAGTTTATGCACCCTCTATGTATAGGGAATCATTTGTACTTTTATTATACACGGAAAAATATTTTGCCCAATACAGCTCAAACAATTGCATTTGGATAATGTATCAACATTTTTTTAGTagggcatcttcttctttttgttctttACATTGATAAGGTATGAGGATATCCCCTTGATTTGGAAGGCACAAtgattttcttttatcttttcgtGTGAGCAACATCTTATCAAATGTAGCTTTTGACAGCTCTAGTTGTTGAGATGTGTTAAAGTTAATTTTCTACGTTTGTAGTAATACAGAGAGCAAGTTTTTTAACAGTGGATGTTCTTCCAATTCATCGACTGaccttttttcttttcattttcagtTCAAGAGACACGATTGTTCTCACCATCCGGTTGTTCATCTTAAAGGtacatttccttttcctttgaATTCTGCCATAAACCATATGAGAGTATTCAGATTTTGTACATGTCCTGCTTGTAAGCAAAATTTGATCATCGCTCTTCTTTCCAGAAAGCGTTTGAATTAATCAAGTTCTGTGATTTTATGGCCCGTCTTGCTAGTGGTGGATAATTCAACTTGAAAAACTTTAGTTTACGTAATCAATTCTCACTGCACGGTCTGTGTGATAACCACCAATCCCTTTGAATTCCAACCACCATATTGTGTGCTCACATGaacaataataattaattatttcgtaGTGTCTAATATCTGCACAATAGTTGTCAGTATCAACTCTTCAGCTATGAACTGATTTTGTTCTGTTATTTTATGTAAGCTAAGGTTTGTTCGACTTCGTGTAGCCCTGTTTGGTTTGACTACCAAAAGATAGAATAGCTTATGTGTAAGGTAGATGTAATGGTTGTTGTAACTCTCCTGCAACCAAATGGTTTTATCAAAACTTGGTATACGAAAAATCATGGGGTTTCGATGCAAAATCATGCGAAATTTTTATAAGTTTTCTAGTGCACATGGCTGCTTAACTTGAGAACGTATGTAATTTTGTTATGGTAGAGCTCTTTATGACTATTCCAACAAATAATGGTGCAGGCTGgtgagaagaagaggaagaagagaagcaTATTTTTTAGCAAGTAAACATTTGTATAAACCTAATTATGTTGTGCATCTGTCAATTTTTTCGCCTGTGCTGATCGAAAAGATATAGGACACGATTCGATTAGATATAGGGAGTGTTTTATTTTCTTGCAATTTAGATTTCTTGACATTTGGATGGAGCTCAAATACTGATTTCAGTCTCATCTACAGCCTTTTTGGTGGTGTTGATggtatttttttctcttttttcactGAAATATTTTTGACACATTTAAGAAATGTGATTGTGAAATGTGAAGTTATAATATTATTGATGACATGATGAATTTCTTTCTCTTCAATCAATGGTAGCactatttgttttgttttatatatttattttgattttaaaaccTAAAAAATTAATGactttaagaaaatgatgttttgAGTTAATtgaatgaagaaaataaataacTGAAAATATGATAAAGTAGAAAAAGATTAAAAGGGTTGAGTTTTGCCGAAAGAAAAAGATTCATTTAATATGAGACATCCAAAAATGAATACAACTACATTAACTCAGAAAAGGTGGAGTAATAATATAAactaattcattatttattgatgGATTAGAATTTGATTACACTCCAAGACAATTTGATAGTAATTCTATAATTGATCAATTCATACCCAAAAGGTGAGAGGATTGGAGAAATCCTagttttgaatataataatGTTCAATCATctcttaaaaaaatgaaatattttatgtagtccattaaaatttaatcaatagAGAGAAAGACCAAACTTTGAAAAATAGAGACTTGTTTGTTGGTTCATTTCAATAAAAGGAGAGAATTTCATGTGGTCCACTGAATTTAAACCACGgaaagttaaaaaataaaatgtgaaaaaaagaaaaaaaaggttgGGATTTATTGAGCATGAATGCCCTGCAGAAGACAAACACGAGGGAGAAACCAAAACTTCAATgagaataataaatattaatggTGTTGCACAATGTGACAAATGctcaaaatcaatttttaatatttatatctCTGGACATCACCTTTTGCTGCTCATGAATAAAGGGTGTATTGATTTGATGTATCAGAcagaaaatttaattttatatgtgAGTAAATTAATGTATGCAATATGTGTGAAAAAATTAAACTAGTGTATACAATGATGGCCCATGGGACATAAATATGCTCTCTCAATTCTTCAACTTGTTTTTACTTTTACCCCAATAGTATtgatgaaatatttcatttccatttttaatatGGAATGCcatgtaattttcagtttttggATCAGTCatttttacataaaattaaCATTCCCTTTCGTCCAATTTAATTGAGTCTAATTCTTTTTCTAGACGTCCCAAGCTAAATGAGTTATTTCTTTTATTGACAAAAAACAATCTCttaatctctcttattttatgagtttattctttcttcattaatctactttattatcttacCCGTTAGCTCACTGTAAGcaccaatttttaaaatttcgtgacaaaaatgaaattattttttgaatctTGAATGAGTGGAGAACACATTATTAGACCCAAACTCTATGAAAATAGAGTCGAGACTACATGAATTTAGCAAACTTTATAGATGAAAACTAGCACTCTATTCATGCTCCAAGTACATATAGCGCATGCAACCATTGAACACAAATCTATGAAACAACATTAAATTATATGAATGCAAAATCTCATAAATacaaagaaaaaagagagaggggTGTGGGGTTTGATGATGTGGGGGACAATGTAGCCTTGGGATTGCTCACATTTACTACCAAAGATTGAATCTTTGAATCTTGGTAGCCCCATAACAAATTAGACAGTGATTAGACCATATCTTGGCTCTTTTCCCACTGCCCTCTCTCTAAAAAGACACACACTGAGcgtgtgtctgtgtgtgtgaAATAGAATTTGAGTGCCCCAAGGCAACAAAAAGGGTAGCATTCATATCTTCTTCAAAAGACCAAAAGGAAGTAGTATCATTCTTGTTCTTTTCTCTCATTTCTTGACCTCCATTTTCTTCAACTTTGGGACTTTCTGGAGTTTCCcatttcatcaaaattgaatcttttttgGGTTGATGGGGAGAATTGGATGGAAGGAGTGCAGAAGTTTAGTGTGGAGGATGAAAGCAGCAATGAAGAAGGTGATGAGGAAAGGGAGAAGACAGCAGTTGAGATTTCAGTATGATCCTCATAGCTATGCCCTCAACTTTGATGATGGAAGTCACCAAGAAATCTTTAGAGAAGATAGAGATTTCCCACTTGAAAAATTCCCAGAAATTAGAGTTTTGATTTATGTTGTTGTGTGGGTGGTGTGAGTTCAACACCTTCAATAAGGTAACATAATGTTGAAATTTGTATTTCTATATAACTAGTAGTATCTGATCCATATTTTATGCATCAAAAAGTTTAGCCAAACTATATTTCAATTACTTCTATTCTCTCAGGTTAAGTCTCAATATGTACTTATTTTTTTGTAGGACTCTTAGATATGTTaactattaattaataaatttgataaattaacaTTCTCTTAATTAACAATGTTCAATTCTAACTGATTAACTGGATAATAGGTCTATCATAAACATACTTGAACATAGTCTCTTAATTAACTTTGTTCATTTCACCGTGCCACAGTTCGATTCAAATTCTGCACCAAATTCATGGCGACAACCAACCAGAAATCGACTAGAAAGGCAAATCAAACACACCCTCaagataaaattaaattgaCTACAAATAGAAGGGGATAAAAGGGAGAGaggcaacagattattttttaatttttaaaatttttcagAACAAAGTAAACAATATTTGATTTGACAGATACAACTAGCTAGTTTGAGAGACCAATAGTGTAGTACACAAGTAGAAACATGAGCATTACTAATTCTAGCAGAATCACAAGTAATCTTGCAATGGTGTTAAAGAGAAGGATCCTCAAGTGTTGTAGTAGACCAATCCGTAATTCGAGGATAAGAAGCCATTTCATCCAGATGGTTTTGAGCCCATATTAGAATTTTCATCAAGTGAGGAAGCTTTGGATCTGTCACACAATATAACCAAATATTaagtaaaataaatactagtagcaCCATATATTTATTGTGGAAAAACAGAGCATCCCAACTAAGCCATATTGTTGGAGTGGTGGGTGTTTTGGGAGAAAGAGTAAGTAGGTTTCCATCCAAAATTTGCCCAAGTTCTTGTTTTTGGCTAGTTTTAATTTAAAGCAACAAGAAAGGGTTCATATCTTATGTTGATTAACAGCTAGAGATGTTTAGATGTACTACTTAATCGAGGTATTCTCTCATTTGTCAAGGGTACTAACCTTTTTCATGGCTTTGGCTAGTGAGGATGGCTGCATTAACCTCACTAGCAGTCTTGAGGCGCTGTGATATATCTAGCAAATCACTGACGGGGCAGTTGCTGACATCTTCAAATGCGAACAGTGCAACAGTCCTCTCCAACTCTTCTAAAAAGCAATGCTGAAATCAAAGATTTTTATCAAATCAAAACTCCTAATGACAAAGATAGCGAGCTTGAGGAAGGAAGATTAGTATCATGAAACAGATGCGCCGACAATATTCCTCTATGAATGAAGAAAGATTAACAGAAAAATAGTCTGAATATTACATTTTCTTCCCCTCTTGGAGCTAGTTCTTCCTGAGCAAACTCCAAAGCCTCTTTAATCTTACCGTTGCGGATCAGTTCTATCAACCTTTGCTGTTGGAGATGGAAAAAGAGTAGGGGGTTTGTGTCCAATATCTGCAATGAAAGCTCAAGAAAATCAGATTGTACGGCTTTGATACGAAGCCTAGAAAACCATGGCAGTATATATTTAGTTATTGCATATAAAGATGCATTTATCGGAGCTGCAAGTAATGAAAATTCTGCAGCATATCTCAATAAGAAATTTCATGCTGCTCTGAATCTAGCAAGCTGATTGTATAGTCACGCACAATGGATTGATAATATATGTAAAACAGATTATCCACCCAGTTAATGTTAACATTCAGCTAAAAGGGAAGTGCCCACAATGTGCTCTCGGCAAAGAACATTggccattaatataaaaatatcaagaAAATAGTCCTCATAGTTGTCATACAATTGAAAAATAGGCGGTGTTGGTGTCATCATCAACAGCTCAAAATAACCCAACAGAGGGTTGAAATGGGTTAAAAAGTAAAACACAATCTGTAGTACTGAATATTTTACTATACTACAACTAAAAGTTATTACAATCTAGCTTTTTCTAATTGGTGAGCAAGTTACCACATTCATGAGCATCTAGAACAAGAAAAGGGGAGTATCCTTTGATCCAAATATTCAAAAAAGTTAAAAGTTAGCATTAAGTTGaaagggagtatcattttgtgTGAATAATGAAGGCAACAATAAAGTTATATATAAGCTGGTCAAAAGCTATCATCTTATCATAGTCTCGTGCGCCAATTATAATTGTATAGGTGTTTGATTTCATGAGATTTATCCTATGCATCTTGCTCACTATCTCATTCTAACATTTTGAGGCAAGCCATTTTATTTAATCAGGACAAATCTACAATTCAAGCAAAATTAAGGAAGATAAGAAagcaaaataaaaactaaaatgaaGATTCTTAAGAAGCCTAATGAAGTGCATCATAGTTGATTGCATAACTGTGGTAGTACTATGAGAGCTTTCAAACAGTCTCTCGCAGCAGAGAAATGATATTACTACTTCATATTGACATCAGTTACCAACTAGCAAAAGAAGTCAAGAATCCAAATTATCATTGAATATCACAATGTTTCCTTTTGTGAACAACTAAGCAACAAGGAAAAATCATCTCACCTCAGGGTTCAAATCATTAACTTTCTCAATCGCGTCCTCCACATTACCACTCTGTACCGCCCTCTTTACTGCCATACGATCAGTGATAGTAGCAAGATCTATATCTGCTGTTATGCAATAAGGAATTCAAAGTAGTATCCGTATAGTTAACGAGCTATCGCCACAACATTCTCGACAAGAGGATAGGACGTAGTACAAAAGTAGACATCATCTAAACAATCTAACAAAAAGGTTAATTCATAAATAATCATATGGATACGTTCTGTCCCGGTCTCTAGCTGGAATTTTTCTGCAACCTCAACAAAACCCTCGGTAACCAGAAAATTCATCACCAATTTATTCATATCCTCTTTCC
This DNA window, taken from Salvia splendens isolate huo1 chromosome 18, SspV2, whole genome shotgun sequence, encodes the following:
- the LOC121775935 gene encoding protein GID8 homolog → MASSKKVITREEWEKMLCSVKMRKEDMNKLVMNFLVTEGFVEVAEKFQLETGTEPDIDLATITDRMAVKRAVQSGNVEDAIEKVNDLNPEILDTNPLLFFHLQQQRLIELIRNGKIKEALEFAQEELAPRGEENHCFLEELERTVALFAFEDVSNCPVSDLLDISQRLKTASEVNAAILTSQSHEKDPKLPHLMKILIWAQNHLDEMASYPRITDWSTTTLEDPSL